The Cryptomeria japonica chromosome 9, Sugi_1.0, whole genome shotgun sequence DNA segment ccaactatctcttttatcctttgaccatactactggatattctcaccttcaaacattctcatgtcataaaactttcctcttagactctcctctttagcaatcttaacatgttcatcaccgctataaatctcttcaagttttttccatacttcatatgcagtttcaagaccatgaacatctacatattcagcatcagacagggaactgataatagcctctaatgcttggtgattttcttgttgttctttcttctaatcatcaatcagggttctagtaggtgtaatatacttagtttctatatgatcccaatactgactaccaagactcttaatgtaaatcttcattctgtcgctccatattctatagttatctttgttgaacttcagaccttcttcttcatcatgatctacaagatcttttcctcaagttgttaggttaAAAAGGACCTGATATgccctaataccaattgatggtatgatgaaagaataagtatccagtaaaatactgagagggggggtgaatcagtatactgaaaaactaatacaaatttcccaaactcaaattcaatcacacaaagtaaacatatcacagtcaagatcaatattcgtaagaatacttgacatcaaccggtttgactgttatgacaacttaacaataatcaactccaatcttgtaaacatcaacaatgcttaatcatatcttgacatattcatctctcaatgcttctagttatcatgccttatcagaagttaatcaaatcaacaaataagatcataaccacaaaaatattcaccacttgacacaaatgtttatacctggaaaacccagataggtaaaaaccacggtgagatgagactcacaaggatagctatctgaactcttctgaagttcgccctgttaggagttaaggttgttaaagctttacaataagtcttgttaagaactaattccggttaggaatcacccgattaagggatttacaaatatgccttgatgaaaagaacaataccctgttagaagtaacctcgttggaggatttaagaatccaagctaatggaccaccttgttagaggatttaataagtaaccaagcttgttagaggttacccggttaagggatttcacttctgctgtaattgttagaaaacaataagttttcttgatctgtctgaatagcactacatttgcttgatcaaatccttttaagcttcaatctgcctttactcaaagtgcagatccattcatcggttaggcaactacacactcaacaggtttctgccaatcttgccaacaacttttacaaacaacttcatcgaccttaaatacaaatcaattaggtcagtaacacaacaaaaacctaattctcatcatcgagattacaaacaagtcggtacaatcttgaccattagaaatcataacaatctcttcacattcttcaagaaaattccaactgctccatgatgaccgcttcatcggactttgtaactcatcacgcactatgcattagatgcaatccactttgctccttccctagacaacaaacaaatgtgccaaaacaatctgaacttatcctcatacaatgatcacacatgtttccatcattaccgctcatcagataataaaccaacaaacttgatcggttagggtctaacaactaatagggtttaccggttacattgcatagaaaggtttaaccctttacacgagtttaccggttcaactcacaaacttaacataccggtttacaacatcttccacaaagctcttcctactggttactagccaatatcaaaaacaacaatatcaacaataacatgaataccattaccggttcaattgacatcaatgacaacatatcattaatgcaatctatatgcaaaatgccaacagtaTTAAGATGTCATTTTTCCAATATGTATAATTATAATTTTCCAATATTACCACATAAGGATGATAAAAAATCCATGATACCTTCTTAAATGATAAAATTAGAGACCAATAACCTCAATGTATATATAGATCAACCAAGATAAAATTATCTCATGCAAACAAAACATTTTTAGGAGTCAAAACATCTAAGTAATCAATCAAAATatgaaataacaataaattaaataaaaatcaccTAGGGTAGATTATAAAAAAAGTGCATGGgtatatttaaaaatctctaaaataCCTTTCATATTGCAAGAAACATGAAAACCAAGGATATAGGAAAAAAGTAATGAGATTGGAAGCCAAAAATGATGATCTAAAAGTGATAGACAATAAAATTTACTAGCAAAATTAAATGATGATGAGATCTATACCACTAGAAAGTATGTGGAACTAGCTATCAAAGATAGCTTTTTTGCAAAAATATGACACCATATGCCCAAGTTATGGTATAAAAATAGCTCCGTTTAGCATGATTGTGAGGACTGTGGTTCCTCAGTGGTAGATGGGCGATTAGCCATTCGCTTTCCAATGGTTAGATCAAATGATGAAATAGTGGTTAAGTGGTGATGTTGTTGTTGATTGGGCATAGCCGAGTACAAGTGGTGGGGCAAAGTATATATGGTGGCCCATTGGTGGAGGAGACAATGTAGATGGTGATTCTTGTAAGTGGCATTCACACATTTCCCTTTGATTTTTGCTTGTTGCACTATGTGTAACTAGGAGTAGGTGGCTCTTGTGATTGAGGGATCACTCCTCTCAACCAAACCCTCCCTGCTAGGGGTAGTGAGATGATCACTCACAAAGCATGTTGGCAAAAAAAACATCAATGAAAATaactaaacaatttttttttccctCAAAAGATCCCTTACATCAATCCTATACACTTGTTGGCACATGTTGTACGCTTGAATAAAGAATTTTGTACATCAATTTTTTTCCACTACAAAAAATTTATGTTGGAATTTTAGTTGATGCTTGTATGCTATAATTTGACCTACAATAATGGTAGACCTACAACTGCAAAGTATGAAACCATACAAATTCATACAATTTTAAGGATTTGTATGCATGGATCTTGATAATCTTAAAAAAAATTGCTAAGATTTTGTTTGCTTATATTGGAGCATTTGGATCTAGGTAGTTTTATGGTTTTTGGATATTCTTGATGCAATGATGATCTTCATTTTTTTCTCAAGGATGTTTCAATTTTTTAAAGATTATATCTCTTAAAAAAGATAGGAAGTTACAAATTTGGTGCTTTggtaccatgttggagttgattgTTGAACTCCACAACTCCTAGAAATCACTTTCAACTAAAACATCTATTACAAAGAGAGAAAATGAATTGAATTTGTAATATAGCCTTGACAATTGTATTGATAAGATAAATCGAGCTTTTGAATGATTACACTAATGAATAATGAATCCTTATAATAAGCAAAAATAAAAGCAACCCTAGATGAAACCTTGGGTGAGGATTAAATTAGATTATGACAAATGTACCCATCTTATGCTTTGAGATAAAAAAACACTTGCATAATTTTAGCTTAAGCATCATAGAGTTAAAAAAGGagctaattaattaataattatctaATTAGGTAAATTTCCTATTTAACTCTTACAAGAAGGTGGATCCTCTTGGAAGCATTTTCATGATTATAGAAGGATCTTGGTTATATTTTTCCTTTGGATGACTATTCATGAAGGTTTAAACCTAAAGCTATAGCAATCAACCTTTGGGAAATAAACATATTTGAGTCGATACCACAAGGTTTGCACTATTTAATAAGTAGAAAGTTATTCCAAAACTGCTTGTATACTTGAGTGACAAAAATGCCACAAAATCCTTCCACGTtactatataaaaaataaaatacttcaAAGATCTTACTAGCAAAACTAGACAACCCAACTCTCAACACAATAAAAAAACTACGACCACaagtaaattaaaaaataaaacagtAAATTTCTTTTTTTCATGATAAggactattttgaaaaattattttttttcatgGCAAGAGATGCTATTTGACCTCAATTCTTGCATTGAAAGAATGACTCTATTCAAACATTTATGAGATGAGAAGGATAACTTTATAGTTATCGTTTCCTCTTAATCGCAAGCCTTCTACAAGTTTTCAcaatatttttgatagattattTTAATTTTAGACAAATTATTCATGTTTTATATAGTAATAAGGGACGCAATCTAATACTTGAACTCATTTCAATAGTTGAGATAAAATTTGTAAATTTATAGaccattatttttaataataacaTTGGTAATTGGACTTCAAGATTGTAAGAGTTGACTATTACTACTAATAATTGAATGAAATCGTTCATTATACTAAAGAAACAACAAATTATGCGATGCTACATGTGCACACCAATAAACTTGACTTAATGCACAATTTTAACCTTTTCAGGGTTTCTTTCATGACAACTCAATAAAAGAATGCTAGTATGACATCACATTTGATGATATGCACCTAACATCTCAACTTTAAACAATGAACATGCCAAATAAGCTACAATGAAAATTTGATAAAAAGACATAAAATCAAATATAAGACTATTGAATACTCTCCCTTAAAAATTTTTTATTTTACTTCATAACATGGGTAGTTGGACTTCAAGATTGTAAGTGTTGCTATTAGTATTGATAGTTGAATGAAATTGTTCATTGTATCTAAAAAACCACAAATTATATGATGGTATGTGAGCACACCAATAAAACACTTGAATTAATGCACAACTTTaacttttttagggtttcttttaTGACAACTCAATGAAAGTACGTAAGTGTAACATCATATTTATGATGTACACCTAAACCTTaactttgattaaaaaaaaaataagtATACAACTATTGAATCGTCTTcctcaaaattattttattttacttataaaaataatatatctaatttttaatttttaatggatTACCATGCATTTGATTTACAATTTACAAGTCTATTATTATTAATTCTTATTGTTTTTGAGGAATAGAGATTGCCCATACACGACTCTACTAAAAGACGAATTCTATAGGACCACCGGAATACATCCGCCCCATAGTATATTTTATAAAGTTAACTTATAAAATACACTATGAAACGAATGCATTATGGTGGCCCCGTAACCATTTCCCTACTAGAATGGCAATTCTACAATCTTCATTTTATTTTTGATTCTTTTGAGAATCTCAAATTGCCATGCCACTTTAATTCCCTTTGTTTCCCGTGATGGGCAGAGAATTCCATGAAGAATGTCCACATGCATTTAAATACAAAACAAATAGAGATATTTATTAAGCCTTATTGCTCTTCATAATAAGCATATATTTCTCTTCCATATCCAACATTCTTTtagtatattatatttattttacttttattATCATCAACATTCTTGTGGAATGCTTTCATTTGATGAATTGCTTTTTTTTCCTTACCCTAGGTATGGGGTTCCCTAATCAATATCTTGAAGAAGCCATCTTGATTAAGATATCATTTTAAAAAGAAAGTAGAAAGATCTTAATgatgaaaacaaagttgattctaTCATTAGTTCCGTGGAAGACTTGACAAATTTGGTAATGGAGATCACTACCAAAACTCCTCCATATGGAAAGCAACCAAATCTGAATGGGCTAGGTATTACCATGGCCACCCAAATGGGAATCCCATCCATAAAGGCATCCAATCTTTTGTGACTCTAGAATAATCCTCACATTATTTTATTATCAACCACTGTAATGATGATCCAAGCTACAGATACAACAAATTCTGATGGCACTTCCTAGGGCAATCTTTTTAGGGTTGGAGAGGAGAGTGGATGCCATGGAGAAGAAAAGTGTGACCAGAAGATATGATATGATCATGAAATTTGCCTAGGTAAGAaagtgattgattagggtttgtgGGCTCAAGTAATTCAAAGTGATCTTTTCTAAActttgaagaaaaagaaaaggaaaaagtagTAAAAGTATCAAAACTTGTTTTAATTTTTTGGAAAATATCAAGGTGATGGCATGTTGGGTATGTGGCAGGAGCTTGTGCACCTGTCCACTACTGCTCTTCTGATGTACTTTGATTCTCATGGCCATCTGCAGGCCCATATCAGATAAAGGtccatttgatatttatttttggcTTAGTGGGTGGATGCACTAAAAGCATGGGGATTGACTATCCATGCTCAGCAGCCAACCTGGCTTAACCAGATAGGCTTCTTTTGTAAAACACCCACATCATTTTTACCCCAAATTATGTCATCCCATGCTTTACTTTCCTTAAAGATTTGTGTTTCTGTTCAGACAAACACCACCTACATGTTCTAGTGTTTGTTTGTATGACAGCATGCAAGGGTCAGACCATAAAAAGAAATTTAAGAGCAACGGGATCACTAAAAAAGTGGTAGTGGTTACTTTTTTATACATCAAACCAGATGCAATAGCCAGATTATTAGCCATTTGGACCTTAAATCACAAGGTGAGGTCTGTTGTTCAATAGGACAGCTCTTATGATAGCAGAGCTCTGACATGTATTGGATTGGATTTCTTGGGTACTGTTCTCTTGAGTATTGACTGGTTTCATTTCTATTTGTATCACAGCATGCAAGGGTGAGAGCAGTGGGAACATTAACAAAGTGGTAGTTGTTATCTGTTTACATCAAACCAGATGCAATAGCCAGATTAGCCAGCTGGTCCTTAAAATCTCAAGGTGAGGTCTGTTGCTCAATAGGACAGCTCTTATGAGAGCAGAGCTCTGACATATATTGGATTTCTTGAGTATTTTTCTCTTTGACCTATATTGGATTTATTGAGAATTTGAGTATTGTCTGGTTTCATTTCTTCAGTTTTCCACAATCTATAAGAGTTTTCTGAATTCGATTGTGTATGTGGTTTTGCATTAATATTTCAGATTACACTACGTGATCTGTCAATCAAGATATTAGAGAGTTCAAGGAATAAAAAGTAGTTTATGATATTGTCCTTTTTCTGCAGGCATGGATATGGGATTGTCTGAGAATTGCAATGGAAGGAAGAGGGctgcagaagaggaggagtttgTTCAGGATGATGCATATAAGAGGCCCTGCAGGTCTGCTGGGAGAGAATATGAATATGGTCTCTATGAAGCTTTGGTGAGCTCAGATGACAAGAAGATGGGGATGGATAACAATATTGAATCTCTTATAGAGAGTGATGATCTTTTTATATATAATGGAGCCGATAATCGTGCATTTATCACCACTGATGAGCATCTGATAATCAATGGTGatttgggcagagcatccattagATCCCCCAGAGATGATCAAGCAAATTGTGGGCTTGGGTATGGGAAAAATCTATCGAATGATTTGGTCAAGGACAGTGATGATGTGGGTAGGTTTTCAGAGGTGGGTATAAGCTCTTATGAGTCAGAAAACCCACTGGAGGGGCTGGATTTGTTTTTTGATGATGTGAGTCTGGATTTTGGGGTTCCTGAAGATCATGACACTAGGGATTCACCTATAGTAGGTGATAAGCATGCAGGCAAAGACTCTGAAAGTGACCTAATTTGTAATGAAGATGTGTGGGCAGCTGCAGCATCTAATGTCAATACAACAGAGCAGGCATTTGTTGAGGAGAATGAAGTTCATGATTGGCTTTTCAGCTCTGATCAGGCAGATCCTTCATTGGGTTATGGTATATCTGATCTGCTTGAGCCTTCAATCACTCCTCTATTGAAAGGGATGGCTGGAAGTTAAACTCATCTTTTGTTTATTCCAATGCCAGAAGTCATATGGCATTCTCAAATGAAGTTttgattggaaaaaaaaaatttgtacaGGGCTGAGATAGTTTAAATCTATGTTTTTAACTGCTGTAGTACTGTAGCTTCTGTTCCAGCTTCAAGATGTGATTTAAGGCTAACCTTTAATGCAAATCATGGCTTTCCTTTTCACTCAGAAGACGTGATATTTTGAAATGGGATTCTTTTTAATTACTGTTGTTTTGTTGGGGGCGTGGGCAGTTGTCTGTCATTCACGAGAATCTAGCTTTCTTGACAAAAATGTATGCATTTAATTAGCTCATTAGCTTTCTCTGCATAAAGTCAGCCGgcagctattattattattatttttaatggaaaatttgttttttaatataaattatttaaattagaaTTAGTTTTTTTTTGTAAAGTTTTGAATTACAAATAGTTTGACAAAACTTaaaaaattattgataaacaaATAATTTTTACAAATATTAAGtgtattaatttaattgaaataatagtaaatatatacttgatttgttggtgaagttgaatggtttttAATGAGTGCATCACATATTAAGTCTTATTGAGTACAAGGTCTTgatatcataagggatgaggttatGGTCCTTGGCAAATTTGACGGAAGAGATACCCCTCAATCATTTACTCTTAGTCAAAGTGGGTGGTTAGAAGTTCTTTGTGGATGATATTTAATccttcataaaaaataaatttatctgATAAATGAATGTAAGAATGATACCCCTCAATCATTGACTTTTAGTTGAAGTGGGTAGCTAAAAGTTTTTTGTGGATGATATTTTAatcttccaaaaaaataaaaatattgaaaaataaatgtgataataaatataaaattctaaacaaataaaaaataattgtaaaTTCATTGTTGATTTAATAATAATAGAGAtattttacaatgttctgttaagTTTTAAGGACTTCATCATCTCTTAAACAATAACTTTTGAATAAAAGAATTAACTATTTCAAATTTAGGTTGATTTTGCATTCCAAAATCTACTGAGAAAAGTGCATCACAATGTTGATTTAAGTTTTACAAAATTAACCTTTTTTTACATAGAATTGTTGTGTGTTATAATTTGAAAATTAGTTTGTCTAGATTTTTGTATATGTAATAAATGGTTAACTCTTAGGTGAATCAAttaaacttattacaaacaaagattaAAAACACCAAACAATCTTGAAATAATATATGTTGTTGGAATATGTATATATTGTTAAGCATGATTTTTTTCAATTGAATTTTGATGTGTACAATAAatcaaacttaaataaataatataaattatgaaTAAAATTCATATccttaaaa contains these protein-coding regions:
- the LOC131075965 gene encoding uncharacterized protein LOC131075965, with product MDMGLSENCNGRKRAAEEEEFVQDDAYKRPCRSAGREYEYGLYEALVSSDDKKMGMDNNIESLIESDDLFIYNGADNRAFITTDEHLIINGDLGRASIRSPRDDQANCGLGYGKNLSNDLVKDSDDVGRFSEVGISSYESENPLEGLDLFFDDVSLDFGVPEDHDTRDSPIVGDKHAGKDSESDLICNEDVWAAAASNVNTTEQAFVEENEVHDWLFSSDQADPSLGYGISDLLEPSITPLLKGMAGS